A single region of the Pleurocapsa minor HA4230-MV1 genome encodes:
- a CDS encoding NAD(P)H-dependent oxidoreductase, protein MNVLIVYAHHEPKSFNGALKDIAVEVLTEVGHQVKVSDLYAMNFKAIVDRADFKEMLEPDYLKYGIEQRHAYENDALADDIKAEQEKLRWADLLILQFPIYWFSVPAILKGWVDRVFTTGFAYSKGMSYDTGGLKGKRAMLSFTTGDPFDTFAHNGRHGDIDIVLWPIQNGILRFVGFDVLPPFIAWSAASGGQEIRERHLVDYRGRLLALDRTEPLFFHLAEDYNESWRLRPGIEARTPGQRTMTRDECVSLRNAQVLQLGSSLLAE, encoded by the coding sequence ATGAATGTGCTAATTGTCTATGCTCATCACGAACCCAAGTCCTTTAATGGCGCACTGAAAGACATCGCTGTTGAGGTTTTGACCGAGGTAGGCCACCAAGTAAAAGTGTCGGATTTGTATGCCATGAATTTCAAAGCCATTGTCGACCGGGCTGACTTTAAGGAGATGCTAGAGCCCGACTATTTGAAGTACGGGATTGAGCAGCGACATGCTTACGAGAACGATGCGCTAGCTGACGATATCAAGGCTGAACAAGAAAAGCTGCGTTGGGCAGACTTGCTAATCCTCCAATTTCCAATTTATTGGTTCTCGGTGCCCGCCATTCTCAAGGGCTGGGTGGACCGGGTGTTCACGACGGGCTTTGCCTACAGCAAAGGTATGTCTTACGACACTGGCGGATTGAAAGGCAAGCGAGCAATGCTTTCGTTCACTACTGGCGATCCGTTCGATACCTTTGCCCACAACGGTCGTCATGGTGATATAGACATAGTGCTTTGGCCAATTCAGAACGGTATTCTCCGCTTTGTCGGCTTCGATGTTCTACCTCCATTTATTGCTTGGTCTGCTGCCAGCGGGGGTCAAGAGATTCGTGAGCGCCACTTGGTTGACTATCGTGGCAGACTTCTTGCCCTAGACAGGACGGAGCCGCTATTTTTTCATTTAGCAGAGGATTACAACGAGTCGTGGCGGCTTCGACCAGGCATTGAAGCACGTACACCGGGGCAGAGAACGATGACCCGAGATGAGTGTGTAAGCTTACGGAATGCTCAAGTCTTGCAACTAGGAAGTTCGCTTCTTGCAGAATAG
- a CDS encoding ester cyclase: MVQEQTVNKPENVQETPNLTPAQEALQAIWEEHLGFEFGTHSTEDALATMVEDAYVNHIPVMTKGVGKPALREFYSKYFIPQMAPDTELTPISRTIKTDQLVDEMVAKFTHTIQMDWMLPGVAPTGKRIEVPVVAIIQFRDGKIADEHLYWDQATVLVQIDLLDSEF, encoded by the coding sequence ATGGTTCAAGAGCAAACTGTAAATAAACCAGAAAATGTACAAGAAACTCCCAACCTGACACCCGCTCAGGAAGCCTTGCAAGCAATCTGGGAAGAGCACTTGGGGTTCGAGTTTGGCACTCACAGCACCGAAGATGCTCTCGCTACGATGGTTGAGGATGCTTACGTTAACCACATTCCAGTAATGACTAAGGGAGTTGGGAAACCAGCACTACGGGAGTTTTATTCTAAATACTTTATTCCACAGATGGCACCAGACACCGAGCTAACTCCGATCTCACGCACGATCAAAACGGATCAACTCGTCGATGAAATGGTTGCTAAGTTCACTCATACTATTCAGATGGATTGGATGCTACCAGGTGTTGCTCCGACTGGGAAACGGATTGAAGTGCCAGTGGTCGCGATTATTCAATTTCGTGACGGCAAGATAGCCGATGAACATCTCTACTGGGATCAGGCGACTGTCTTGGTTCAAATCGACTTGCTTGATTCTGAATTCTGA
- a CDS encoding thioredoxin domain-containing protein produces MNDDRSHSSLLVPPSTQDWMQGVLSAKVVLVMYGDYQDSKSADIYKMIKAIERELNASLGEDYLCFIFRHFPQTQIHPHAQRAAQAAEAAAAQGQFWLMNDTLFTHQRNLENGYLVEYANDLGLDIPQFLKDLSKQVHINRINEDIKGGIQSGVTTAPALFINHIRYTERWKMTELMTAIVAASH; encoded by the coding sequence ATGAACGACGATCGCAGTCACAGTTCCTTACTTGTCCCACCTTCAACCCAAGATTGGATGCAAGGTGTGCTGAGTGCCAAGGTCGTGCTGGTGATGTATGGAGATTATCAAGACTCCAAAAGTGCGGACATTTACAAGATGATTAAAGCGATCGAACGAGAGCTTAATGCTTCTTTAGGAGAGGATTATTTATGCTTTATCTTCCGCCATTTTCCGCAAACACAGATCCATCCTCATGCTCAACGGGCAGCCCAAGCTGCCGAAGCCGCCGCTGCCCAAGGACAGTTTTGGTTAATGAATGATACTTTATTTACCCATCAACGCAATTTGGAGAATGGTTATCTTGTCGAGTATGCCAATGATTTAGGGCTTGATATCCCTCAGTTTCTCAAAGACCTGTCTAAGCAGGTGCATATCAATCGTATCAATGAAGACATCAAAGGTGGAATACAGAGTGGAGTAACGACTGCCCCAGCCCTATTTATCAATCACATTCGATATACCGAACGCTGGAAAATGACAGAGTTGATGACAGCTATTGTTGCTGCAAGTCACTAA
- a CDS encoding DUF1211 domain-containing protein: MEKGRLTAFSDGVIAIIITIMVLELKVPHEDNLATLRPLIPVFLSYILSFIYLGIYWNNHHHLFQVVQYVNGRVLWANLHLLFWLSLIPFVTAWTGESYFTALPVAFYGGVMLFSAIAYLILTVTLIAHHGQHSAIAIAIGRDFKGKVSVVIYAVSILLAFANSWLAFSLYVLVAMMWLIPDRRIEKAMR, translated from the coding sequence ATGGAAAAAGGAAGATTGACAGCATTCAGTGATGGTGTCATCGCCATCATCATCACGATTATGGTACTGGAACTGAAAGTACCCCACGAAGATAATTTAGCTACATTACGTCCGCTAATTCCCGTATTTCTAAGCTACATTCTTAGCTTTATCTATTTGGGAATTTATTGGAATAACCACCACCACTTATTTCAGGTAGTGCAGTATGTTAATGGTCGAGTTTTGTGGGCTAATCTGCACTTACTGTTCTGGTTGTCACTCATTCCCTTTGTCACTGCCTGGACGGGGGAAAGTTACTTCACCGCTTTACCCGTTGCCTTTTATGGTGGTGTGATGTTGTTCAGCGCAATTGCTTATTTGATTCTGACTGTGACTCTGATTGCTCATCACGGTCAACATTCGGCGATCGCGATCGCGATCGGGAGAGATTTTAAGGGCAAGGTATCAGTGGTGATTTATGCCGTATCGATTCTCCTCGCCTTTGCTAATTCATGGCTAGCTTTTAGTCTTTATGTATTGGTGGCAATGATGTGGTTGATTCCAGATCGTCGGATTGAAAAAGCAATGCGCTGA